A genomic stretch from Hemicordylus capensis ecotype Gifberg chromosome 5, rHemCap1.1.pri, whole genome shotgun sequence includes:
- the BHLHE41 gene encoding class E basic helix-loop-helix protein 41 isoform X2, producing MCKPKRGMKRDESKETYKLPHRLIEKKRRDRINECIAQLKDLLPEHLKLTTLGHLEKAVVLELTLKHLKALTALTEQQHQKIIALQSGERSLKSPLQSDLDAFHSGFQTCTKEVLQYLSRFESWTPREQRCAQLINHLHAVCTRFLPSPQLLTPKICGSKGACSTSSTLCGQQDHGSPKLESQPNCVPVIQRTQNSNNNNNNNNTPHQANSSLELGGENDTDTDSGYGGESEGRPDGEKSQGNVRIKQEPSGEEAPPVAKRLKLGCSSSSSPSAVLSPDQAAAALGRPDPALLSSLMAFGGLGGGAGGGGSAFGQQPTAPFCLPFYFISPSAAAAYMQPFLDKNHLEKYLYPAAASAPIPLIYPGIPAQAAAAAAAAAAAAAFPCLSSVLAPGEKAGPAPVTSTALLPPDLASPAQHPPHPFSCSPAGLTSDLDLPPQEKPLPPGKETP from the exons ATGTGCAAGCCCAAGAGAGGCATGAAGAGAGACGAGAGCAAG GAAACATACAAACTGCCACATCGATTGATAGAGAAGAAAAGGAGAGACAGGATTAATGAGTGCATTGCTCAGCTGAAAGATTTGCTACCTGAGCATCTGAAACTGACG ACCCTGGGGCATCTAGAGAAAGCTGTTGTTTTAGAATTAACATTGAAACACTTAAAAGCTTTAACAGCCTTAACAGAGCAACAGCACCAGAAGATAATTGCTTTACAGAGTG GGGAGAGATCTCTGAAGTCTCCTCTGCAGTCTGACCTGGATGCTTTTCATTCGGGATTCCAAACCTGCACCAAAGAAGTCTTGCAATACCTCTCCAGGTTTGAAAGCTGGACGCCCAGGGAGCAGCGATGTGCCCAGCTCATCAACCACCTGCACGCGGTTTGCACGCGGTTCCTTCCCAGCCCCCAGCTGTTGACTCCAAAGATTTGTGGGAGCAAAGGCGCATGCTCCACCTCCTCCACTTTGTGCGGGCAGCAAGATCACGGGAGCCCAAAGCTGGAGAGCCAGCCCAACTGCGTGCCGGTCATCCAGAGGACCCAGAacagtaataacaacaacaacaacaacaacaccccccaTCAGGCTAACAGTAGCCTGGAGCTTGGCGGGGAGAATGACACCGACACCGACAGTGGCTACGGCGGGGAGAGTGAGGGGAGGCCAGATGGTGAGAAAAGCCAAGGCAACGTGAGGATCAAGCAGGAGCCCTCTGGGGAGGAGGCACCCCCAGTGGCCAAACGGCTGAAGCtgggttgcagcagcagcagcagcccctctgcaGTGCTGAGCCCAGACCAAGCAGCGGCTGCCCTGGGGAGACCTGACCCAGCTCTGCTCAGCTCCCTGATGGCTTTCGGAGGTTTGGGAggaggggctgggggagggggctctgcCTTCGGACAGCAACCCACCGCTCCCTTCTGCCTCCCATTCTACTTCATCTCCCCCTCCGCAGCTGCCGCCTACATGCAGCCCTTCCTGGACAAGAACCACCTGGAGAAGTATctgtacccagctgctgcttctgctcccatTCCCTTGATCTACCCAGGGATCCCAGCtcaggctgctgccgccgccgccgcagctgccgccgccgccgccttccccTGCCTCTCCTCAGTGTTGGCACCAGGAGAGAAAGCCGGTCCAGCTCCAGTGACCTCCACCGCCCTCCTCCCTCCCGACCTGGCTTCACCTGCTCAGCATCCTCCCCATCCGTTTTCTTGCAGCCCCGCTGGGCTCACCTCGGACTTGGATCTGCCTCCCCAAGAAAAGCCTTTGCCGCCAGGAAAGGAAACCCCTTGA
- the BHLHE41 gene encoding class E basic helix-loop-helix protein 41 isoform X1 — MDEGIPRLQERQLLEHRDFIGLDYPSLYMCKPKRGMKRDESKETYKLPHRLIEKKRRDRINECIAQLKDLLPEHLKLTTLGHLEKAVVLELTLKHLKALTALTEQQHQKIIALQSGERSLKSPLQSDLDAFHSGFQTCTKEVLQYLSRFESWTPREQRCAQLINHLHAVCTRFLPSPQLLTPKICGSKGACSTSSTLCGQQDHGSPKLESQPNCVPVIQRTQNSNNNNNNNNTPHQANSSLELGGENDTDTDSGYGGESEGRPDGEKSQGNVRIKQEPSGEEAPPVAKRLKLGCSSSSSPSAVLSPDQAAAALGRPDPALLSSLMAFGGLGGGAGGGGSAFGQQPTAPFCLPFYFISPSAAAAYMQPFLDKNHLEKYLYPAAASAPIPLIYPGIPAQAAAAAAAAAAAAAFPCLSSVLAPGEKAGPAPVTSTALLPPDLASPAQHPPHPFSCSPAGLTSDLDLPPQEKPLPPGKETP; from the exons ATGGATGAAGGGATCCCTCGTTTGCAGGAAAGGCAGTTACTGGAGCATCGGGACTTCATAGG actGGATTATCCATCCTTGTATATGTGCAAGCCCAAGAGAGGCATGAAGAGAGACGAGAGCAAG GAAACATACAAACTGCCACATCGATTGATAGAGAAGAAAAGGAGAGACAGGATTAATGAGTGCATTGCTCAGCTGAAAGATTTGCTACCTGAGCATCTGAAACTGACG ACCCTGGGGCATCTAGAGAAAGCTGTTGTTTTAGAATTAACATTGAAACACTTAAAAGCTTTAACAGCCTTAACAGAGCAACAGCACCAGAAGATAATTGCTTTACAGAGTG GGGAGAGATCTCTGAAGTCTCCTCTGCAGTCTGACCTGGATGCTTTTCATTCGGGATTCCAAACCTGCACCAAAGAAGTCTTGCAATACCTCTCCAGGTTTGAAAGCTGGACGCCCAGGGAGCAGCGATGTGCCCAGCTCATCAACCACCTGCACGCGGTTTGCACGCGGTTCCTTCCCAGCCCCCAGCTGTTGACTCCAAAGATTTGTGGGAGCAAAGGCGCATGCTCCACCTCCTCCACTTTGTGCGGGCAGCAAGATCACGGGAGCCCAAAGCTGGAGAGCCAGCCCAACTGCGTGCCGGTCATCCAGAGGACCCAGAacagtaataacaacaacaacaacaacaacaccccccaTCAGGCTAACAGTAGCCTGGAGCTTGGCGGGGAGAATGACACCGACACCGACAGTGGCTACGGCGGGGAGAGTGAGGGGAGGCCAGATGGTGAGAAAAGCCAAGGCAACGTGAGGATCAAGCAGGAGCCCTCTGGGGAGGAGGCACCCCCAGTGGCCAAACGGCTGAAGCtgggttgcagcagcagcagcagcccctctgcaGTGCTGAGCCCAGACCAAGCAGCGGCTGCCCTGGGGAGACCTGACCCAGCTCTGCTCAGCTCCCTGATGGCTTTCGGAGGTTTGGGAggaggggctgggggagggggctctgcCTTCGGACAGCAACCCACCGCTCCCTTCTGCCTCCCATTCTACTTCATCTCCCCCTCCGCAGCTGCCGCCTACATGCAGCCCTTCCTGGACAAGAACCACCTGGAGAAGTATctgtacccagctgctgcttctgctcccatTCCCTTGATCTACCCAGGGATCCCAGCtcaggctgctgccgccgccgccgcagctgccgccgccgccgccttccccTGCCTCTCCTCAGTGTTGGCACCAGGAGAGAAAGCCGGTCCAGCTCCAGTGACCTCCACCGCCCTCCTCCCTCCCGACCTGGCTTCACCTGCTCAGCATCCTCCCCATCCGTTTTCTTGCAGCCCCGCTGGGCTCACCTCGGACTTGGATCTGCCTCCCCAAGAAAAGCCTTTGCCGCCAGGAAAGGAAACCCCTTGA